From Hypomesus transpacificus isolate Combined female chromosome 3, fHypTra1, whole genome shotgun sequence:
CTTTGCCAACTTGTCGACTAAAGGTTTCATTACATTACATCTCTCTCCAAATATGTTTTCATATACAAAGTGACCATACCGtattaaacatatatatatgtataactaTAGATAACATTACTGAAGTTAGCTCTAACTGTGGCAGATATGCCAGTTCGTACGTTTTTCCATAcagtttattttaaacaatgtgaCACGAGAAGTAAAAGACATGCTAATCTATTTTGACCTGACAACTTTGACTAACCTTATCCATTCAATGTTTATCACTTTTGCCTTTTATTTTGCAAGACTGAATTACTGCTACGTCCCCTTTAACTGGCTTTGGGTGGCGCTCAGAGGAAGTAAAGTGTCAAGTCTCGCCAAAAtagaaagaaacacacaaactcccCTGATGaaacaacacaccacacagccatAGAAGGCGAAGAACACATTCCATTCTGAGGTATGCCATGCGTAATTGTGCTCAGCGCTCGGATTTGTCACTTATTTGGTAAAGAGTGCGTTCATATCCGCATAATATGAGTTTGGAGGGGATACAACCAGAGTTGTACTGTACGTACGGTTGTGGGTGGGGTTAATTGTTTATCCTAGCAACGAACGGGTGCCGTGAGAAAAGTTTAGGGGACATGATCTACTTTCGAACAGTATCTATAGACTTTCATTGAACTTCTGTTGGTCCAGAATCGGTTTACTGCTTAGCTCAAGACTAGTGAAACTACACACAGATTTCTAACTCGAATGAACCTGTTGATTCTGATTTGGAAAAGTTTGACTGATCAGTGTAGTTGAGCACTGCACCATTGGATGGGAGACATTGTCCATGATGGCTTTGGTAGCCACAATTTTACTCAGTGATTATGATGACATCTTATTTGGTTACATATGTTACAAGCAAGACTGCTGTCTGCAGGGGAGCAGGGTGGCTGGAAGGGAGAAAATCTGGTGGAGTCATGTTGAAGAATGTTCCGGAAGGTCAAAAAGcgccacagcagcagcagctcccaAAGCAGTGAGATCAGCACCAAGAGCAAGGTAGGCCGTccaacactaaacacacacacttactccatCTGTCCCATCTGAATCACAGGTCACAGTTGGTCTTAGAGACAAAACAAATAATCATagtacaaaaaagaaaatacaaatgtgATATCACATAACAGTATTGGTCTTCAGTCTGTCTTTTCCCCCTCAGTCTGTAGATTCCAGTCTGGGAGGTCTGTCCAGGTCCAGCACCGTCGCCAGCCTCGACACCGACTCCACCAAGAGCTCAGGTCAGAATATTTGCTTTAACACTATGTATACCTACATTCATTTAGTGTTGACAGACCTCTTacccctgacctttgacctctgggtcCTGTAGGTAACAGTGTGTCAGAGGCATGTGCAGAGTTCAGGGTCAAGTATGTGGGTGCCATTGAGAAGCTGCAGTTTGACATGAGTAAGGTCCTCCAGGAGCCACTGGATCTCATCAACTACATTGATGCAGCCCAGGTTAGAAACAGACTCAAAAACATCAGCTTGTGCCATTGTTCCTTAATCTATTACATTTCAGCATTATGCTTTATTGGGATTCATGTGATTCTGTCTTTTATTAACCAACCAGTGGTATTCTCTCTCACAGCAAGATGGCAAGCTGCCGTTTGTTCCTGGAGATGAGGAGATGGTATTGGTAGTGTCCAAGTACGGCGTCAAAGTGGCCTCCATGGAACAGTGTGTAAGGTCTTTTGTGTCTTTATTACTAGCAAACAAAATGTTCTCATGGGTACAAGATGTGAAAGTGACAAActgatactgtatgtgtatgtattgaTCTAGGATTACCATTGTTATGCGATCTAGTGATCTGAAGCTGTTCCCTGTAGGATGTTCTGCATCGCCACCCCCTCTACCTGATCGTGCGCATGCTGTGCTATGATGACGGCCTGGGCGCCGGCAAGAACCTGCTGGCTCTGAAGACCACAGACACCAAGCAGCAAGAGTGCTGCATCTGGGTCTACCAGTGTAGCACAGCGGTGAGCTTGTGTGGGTTAGAAAGGGAGACTAAACTGTGGGAATGTCACTCAGCATGCTAACCAAATGCAGGCTCCTCCACAAGTAGAGCAGGAATGCAAGACTGCTGGTCAGGATATCAAATAATGACTGTAACAAGTAGTCCTTCTCCCCCGTCCTCTGTTTGTGCAGGAGCAGGCCCAGTCCATCTGCAAGGTACTCTCTGCCTCCTTTGACTGCGCTTTAACCTCAGACAAGCCTTGAGGTGGCAGATCGCCCATTTTAAGGTACTCAACCTTCGACCTGCCTCAAGAGAGGACATCAGGAGCCTGGGCTGCAGTTTACAGAATAGTCAAATGACTTACCCAGCATGCCCTGCACCACATTTACATGCACCGTCATCCAtcaatcacaaacacaccccaaaGTACAGTTGTTTTAATTTAACAAAACATAATTGAATGTAAATACAATGTGGTAACCAAGGATGTATCTTATGAGGTTGGGCTTGGGAAGTGACTGTATGGGATTGAGGTATTTTTGATAATAATAGTTAGACCTTTACTGACCTCCTTTGTAGAAGGAAGGCAGCAGGAACAGTGGTACACTGCAGTCACTCCATCCACCAGTGAGTACACACAACCAAGATCAAGATGCTGTAGAACCCCACAAATATTGTGTTTACGACACCTCTCCTCGTCATGCTCATTGGTACAGATGGGAGTGAATCATTCAAGTACGGTACAATAAAGACATGGCATTTTAATTGACCATGACTGTGTCTGTATTATTTGACCAGACAGACTGTCTGGTTGTCTCTTTACTGTAGTCCCACCAGGCTGACTCTGGGGCCCCTGCCTCCTTATCTATCCCAGCTGGAAGGGAGAAACTCTCCTGGTTTATGAAGTCTGCCCagtgggagaaggagggtgctgtttgtgtgtgtgtgtggaggaggggttaTGGGCTACTGGCTGGCCGCATTGGTCACTGTTAGTCCAATCAAAGGAACACTCCCTCCCATACTGACCCCAACATTTCTGAGCTGCAGGAGGGCTGTTGATCCTGATGACTTTATAGGGAATTGTGGTTTTATAGCCTCAGACTTGTATTGTGATACTGTGTTGATGGCTGTAGACTCAATTGAACTATAGTATCTGAATTGAAATATATAGTCAGATTCAATGTGGCCTACCTAAATGAAGTACAGTAAGTAGTTGTGAGATGCAGTTTACTAAAGGAAAGCTAGTCTTTAATGTTTTACAGTAAATACATGATTACACATGTATCTTCATTTCCTCCAGTTGTCCATTAGAGGGAGCTCTTGCTGCATTACTAAATACTGGATGAATCTGCAGGTTATCTGAACGCCGAGGGTACAAACTTGATCTTATGTGGGCCCTAGATGCTGCATTCAAATTACAGGTGAAAAGAAAGACCACAAGCGATCAATCCTTTCATAGTTTATTATTCCAGTTTCAGTTTCCCATTTCTATGCAACCTAACAGGTTAAGATTCAATGCTGCATTAGctgcagttatgtgtgtgtgtgaattggtGTGTGCAGGCTTACACTACCAAGACTAGTCAATGCACACAGAGGAGCAACTGGAGACAACCAATGACCCTGCGCTGAATCAAAAGACAGTTACAGCAAAATGTTAACTTCTCTTTAATTAAATATcgacaaacaaaaaaagtcaCCTATTTACATAAAGACCATCCCTTTTCCAGTGAGTTATTAGATGGAGAAATAGTGTCAGATTCATGATACGCATGCTTTGTATCCTCTAGTTTTAAGTCTAGTGGAGTTCATTCACAATCACAACCCAAGTTAAACATGtccaacatactgtacatacatacatacatagttGCTCTGCAACCAAGTCAAGATATTTACATAGAAGCCTCTGTAACAATCGTTTAGAAACACAATTTTCTTCAGTATGGGGTCAACAAAATACAGTGCAGGAGGTGAGGAGCTCTGGTAGAAGCAGGGAAAAGCTCATTTGGGGTCTCTTATTGTGCACCTTCCTCATTGGGTCTGCTGCCATACACAGTTCTTCGCTGATATAAAAAAGTATGATTTATCTAACTTCTGTCATGCAGTGTGCTTTTACAGTCATTATTGATCACtgcacagaaagacagacagtttCCTGATCTCCAATAAACTGTAGTCACTCACCGATGCGAAGGTGAACACCAAAACACCACGCACAGGAACAGAAATGTTGAAATGTGAGCCAGCTGGCTGGTCTCTCCTTTAGTCAttttctcccactctcccccttcATAGACAAACAGACTGTGAAAGGCTGGGTTCTCCCAGGTGTGATCTACTGAGGCCTATTTATACCTACCAGCAACCCCCTTTCACTGCCACATGTTGCCTGGTAATGGGGACAGTTGAGCGCCCCCTAGGGGATAGCACCTAGCATATTCCTGGGTTAGCACCATTTCCAACTATTGGCCTCCACTTTGGAGAACTGGAACTAGAACATATTAGAACATTTATATGCGTCTCATTTGAAAACCATGCATGTAGATGGAATGTAAGCACTGACCATAATATTCACAAGTGTTTGAGGCTCTAGATTATGTTATTGTAGGACTCTTAAAAACTGTACAATTCACTCCAAGAGAAAACAATGGGATAAGATAGGAATGACATACTGTGTGGAAGCTTCATTATATCTTCATGTCTTCTTATGTCATGATAACCACAATAAATTAGCAGAAAGTGCATTTTATTGCAAGAGGTTATTTACTACACATtaatgttttttgtgttttttaaaaCTAAATGTCTTTTTCATGTCAAAACATCTAAAAATAGTTCCCATGAGCCTTTGGGGCCTGGCCTTTAAGACTGCTATTCCCAGACAGGGTCAGTTGTCACAACAGCATTCATCCTGTGCTGCATCCAGTGCATTGGGATGACATACTTCTCTGTCCTGTTTCAGTTCGGGCTTGACTACGACGGTGATGATGAAGATACCGATGATACCACACAATCTAATGCACACACCTTTAATGACCTCTGACAATCTTTGACCCCATTTCAGTCCACAATGAAGTGCACAAAGGTGACAGGGAATGCTCCTCTCCTCATTGGTTCTCCTTCGATGTGGCCCAGCTAGGAAACAGGACAGAGGGAATGTTAGCTGACAGAACTTAGTATGAGTGACATGCACAAACAGTACTGGACGAACCGCAAAACTTGTTGAATACACAATggtgcagcaggagcagcaTGCGGTGCAGTAATGCTGGCAGTTTTCCCTGGTCAGAAACCTGGCTTTGTTTCTGCCTCAGATATGGTTTTTAATCTCTACTCATGCTTACATATGACAGAGGCATGCAGAGATCCTGCTTCCCAAGACAGGAAGGCTTAGGTCGGGGatttgaacacacatacacacactaagtaCAGCCATGTTAGCAGGAATGAGTTAGGGGGAAACAAGTTGCAGCTGGTCTGTATTCAGACGAGGGGTTCGGTAGAGGAAGGAAGGCAGTCAGGGGTGGAGCTGGCCAGAATGAGGTCATCATTAGCGCTCAGGCCACCATGGTTATTGGCACAGCAGACGCTCCTCTGAATGGACAAGATCTGGACTGGACCAGGCTGGACTTGTCATTACTCTCCAGTCTACACACAATGCACAACCAATCCGTCCTTGTGAATATTTAACCACCCCCACACGGTACTCACCCACcactcctggtcctcctccccGTCCACCACGATGACCTCCCCCTCTGAGAAGGTCAGCTCATCTGGGTTGTCTGCTATGCAGTTGTAGATGGCTTTCACCCTCTTAGGCCTCTGcttctgacacatacacacacacacacacacacacacacacacacagtcagtcagttatAAAACAGTCAAAACAGACAAGCAAGCGACAAGAGTTCACTCTGATCCTAATTCTGATCTAATCCTCACTGCTATGGAATGTTCACAACGCCCACATCAGGACACTCCTCTGTTGTGGACATGTGACAAAACTGCAGTCATCCACTGTAGGTATCCGGTATACACAACCACTCAAGTGGCAAACTCAAAAatcctcctccccacacacacacacacacacacgcacgttctATATGGGTTAGAGGAAGGAAACGCAGAGCTTAGCAGGACAGAGAAAACACTCAGACAATGGAGAGATACTGCTGACTGTCCGTGGGACAGTGGGACTGTACAGGATACCCAGACTGACTGGAACTCAACAGACCCAGATATGGCACAGCAGGAGGGCTCCAACATTATCCTCAACAACAGAAGAAGAAGCACGTATCCAGGGGTTTAGGCAGGACTTACAGGATACGCCTTCCTAGGTACGGTGGCGGGGGGTAGAGATTGACCTGCCGAGTTCTGGGGGCAGCCCGGCACTTCCTTAGCTAGAGAAGGAACAGGAAATGACATTGGTGAATGAAAACAAGCGTTCTTTTGGCGCAGTACTTCCTAAGCTGAAATGTATTAATTATGCATACACCACACTGACATACAAGAAAAGAAAGAACTCATACATTGACACTTCTTAGACACTACACGACACATTTACTGACAGAAGGAGTAATGTAGCTGCCGTTTCATGCTCACCTGGCCTTTCAATGGACCCAGTCCTATTAGGAGGGCGATGGTTGAAGCTTTTGTCTGGGCTGAAAACCACAATCAAAGTCTTTCATTAAGCTGCTGATTGGCAGGGTCTCTCACATTCACATAAACACCCAGCCATCTACATTTCAGTCTATCTGCATCATCCCTGCTGGACCTGTGGGATCTGACTCTGCAtgatgaggagcagggctgAAGCTCAAGCTGACAGCTGCAGATGAATCAAGCCAACCTCATAGTGttagttcagtgtgtgtgtggaagtgtgtgagtTGGCTCACCCTGATGGAGATTTGGGTTGTGGGCCTCTGTGGTGTCCCTGTGTGCTCCCAGGCGGTCCGCTCTTAGACTGGAGGTTCATGGCTTCCATCATACTGGCCGTCTTAgccactgggggaggggggttcaaCACGCCCCCAACTGGCGGTCCCAGACCTGGCTGGGCTAGGCCCTGGGAGGCTAGTCCCAGTGGACCTAGACCTGGAGAACAAAGGACCAAAACAAGCTCACAGACTGTACTTGCTAAGACAACAGCCTTCAGATAACAGCGTTGTCTCCATTTGTGTGTACATGCCTGTGGTTGAGGTGATCCTCATaggggggactggggggtgCATGTTGGGGGGGTCGGAGGAGGATCTCTGTCGACCCCCCAGGTCTATTGAGCCAGGCTTCCACCCTGAGGACCCAGAGGACTGGACTATCCCCCCCAGACCAGCCAACTGAACTacaacagaggaagagagcgagagaaagacagagaggcaggggggagttATGCTTTGACAGTGAACATGTGGTTAGAAAGTGGACCCACCTTTATTGAATGTAACTGAAACGAGACAGAGAGGAACAATGTGTAGAATGCTGGCTGCAGTGTGACCTCTACTGCTGTTTGGGCTGAGCGAATGAGCAGGAgaaaggagcaggaggaagaggagcaggaagaacagcaggagcaggaagaagaacAGGATGAacaggaccaggaggaggggaaagaacaGCAAGagcaggaccaggaggagggggaagaacaGCAAGagcaggaccaggaggagggggaagaacagcaggagcagtggaggagaaggagagaagttgAAAAAGCAGAGAGCAGATTTGGAGAAAGAACGAGTGAAGCCTTCCTAATGCAGGATGAAGGTCCAGGACAGTCAGGGCCAGAGGGCTACCATCACTAGCCTTATGGAGGCTGCAGAGTTGAGCTCATTTCTAAAGGAAATTGACTAATTCAGCCCATGAACTGTAAAATGTCTCTCATGTCTAAGGGGCTAATTTAGTCTAATTAACTAGGTTGCAATGGAAGAGCAGAATTTTTGTACGGCAGGGGTTCTGAACTTTCTGGAAAAGTAGCTCACCCCCCCACTCACATTGGtgtgagaccacacacacacacacacacatcagaggcCTCTACAGCTCATATAGGTCAGAGCACCACACCAGTCATTCCGGGCCCAGACGCTAATTAGAGAAGAGGCCATCCTTATCAAAGACACGTGCCCCAACATGCGTTCTCCTTCTGACACGGTCCTAGTGGGCTGCTGTTAGAAATATGACTCCTAAATCCAATCAAAGGAGGGTATGGACTGACAGAGCTTCCATCCTTTCAACAACCATCATCTCCCATCATATTTATTTCCCAGTAATGTGCACCACCCAATAACGTTGCTAAAAGCGTGGGCTGAGCCCTACCTATATTGCGGGGAGGTAAGGGGGGTCCAGAGATGTTGTTGGCCCCCCCGgtctgggctgaggagggtgccGTGGCGTTGAGGATGGTGCCATAGGTCTCGTTGTTCACCAGGTTGGGGATGTACGCCCGCTGCTTGTCCTTGCCCTGGCTGGGACTGTCCCGAGACAGGGAGGCCGGGCTGGGCTGGAGGTGTGTGCTGCTGCCAGGAGTGTAACAGCTGACTGGACGCTCCTCTCGCcggtgggggctgggctggaggggaccATACCGATAGGGTCAAATGGTCATGTTCTGGACCTGCTTTGCTGCCCTAGGCGACTTATGCATTGTAAAGAGTGTGTAGGTCGTGTCTGGAAGcgtaggtgtgcatgtgtgtatgtgaagggTCTTCACCCTCACTTTCTCATCCAGGTCCTCGTCACTCTCGTCCATATCTTCATGCTGCAAACACCACTCGTACTCCACGTGCACGTGGGCATTGAACTTCCCTGCCAGGGCCTGgttcagctgcacacacacacatgcacacacacacacaagtgcgaCACAAAAGGTCAGTAGGATGTGGAGGAGTAATAACAGagtgacagtgacagacagagtgaCTGACAGTGACAGACGGCCAGAGGCCAGAAAGACAGCGAGACAGAACTCACCAGTTCTTCACACTGCAGGTGCTTTAGTCTCCTCGCAATGTCCAACGGTGTCTCCCCAGATTCATTAGCTGCAGGGAGACCATGTTTCCTGTTATGGACTTGATATAAAGTAACACCTCTAGACCTAACACCAGTACAGAGGCCTCCACACAACCCCTCTCCTTTAGCACAGCCAGACCCACTGGGTCAGGCTCTGTCGGCATCCAACAATCACATCGCAATTCATCTCTGTGG
This genomic window contains:
- the itgb1bp1 gene encoding integrin beta-1-binding protein 1 isoform X1, encoding MFRKVKKRHSSSSSQSSEISTKSKSVDSSLGGLSRSSTVASLDTDSTKSSGNSVSEACAEFRVKYVGAIEKLQFDMSKVLQEPLDLINYIDAAQQDGKLPFVPGDEEMVLVVSKYGVKVASMEQCDVLHRHPLYLIVRMLCYDDGLGAGKNLLALKTTDTKQQECCIWVYQCSTAEQAQSICKVLSASFDCALTSDKP
- the itgb1bp1 gene encoding integrin beta-1-binding protein 1 isoform X2; its protein translation is MFRKVKKRHSSSSSQSSEISTKSKSVDSSLGGLSRSSTVASLDTDSTKSSGNSVSEACAEFRVKYVGAIEKLQFDMSKVLQEPLDLINYIDAAQQDGKLPFVPGDEEMVLVVSKYGVKVASMEQCDVLHRHPLYLIVRMLCYDDGLGAGKNLLALKTTDTKQQECCIWVYQCSTAAQSICKVLSASFDCALTSDKP